A single window of Flagellimonas maritima DNA harbors:
- a CDS encoding four helix bundle protein — translation MNSAHFSFEDLKVYQKSLDFVDDVYELCKEFPKEETYRLTSQFTRASTSIPLNIAEGAGDTNAQFNRFLQIAMGSIKESVVRITIARRQAYISNHKEMKLKSQLVELSKMLTSLQNYLKK, via the coding sequence ATGAACTCTGCTCACTTCTCTTTTGAAGATTTAAAAGTGTATCAAAAATCCTTAGATTTTGTGGATGATGTCTATGAACTATGCAAAGAATTTCCAAAAGAGGAAACCTATAGACTAACATCTCAATTTACAAGGGCGTCCACATCCATTCCTTTGAACATTGCTGAAGGTGCTGGAGATACCAACGCTCAGTTCAATAGATTTTTACAAATCGCTATGGGTTCTATTAAAGAAAGTGTTGTTCGTATAACTATCGCACGTAGACAAGCATATATTTCAAACCACAAGGAAATGAAATTAAAAAGTCAACTTGTTGAATTATCAAAAATGTTGACAAGCCTTCAAAACTATCTTAAGAAATAA
- a CDS encoding efflux RND transporter periplasmic adaptor subunit, with amino-acid sequence MKTIIYSLLAVFVLSSCGEGDKNSVESVIASNDLDAMRAKQSEISEQQKALESKVQLLDSAIATLDDNAKLPLVTTIEAKSENFDHYLELQGDVMTKQNVLIYPEISGTLQRVYVKEGQKVSKGQLLASIDDGGLSSQLAQMKTQSELAKTTFERQKRLWEQNIGSEIQYLQAKTTYEAQESAVKQMQSQVSKSTIRAPFSGIIDDVIKDQGTVVAPGPGSEVFRIVNLSNMYIEVEVPESHLPTVTVGKNVNVYFPVLGDSVTTKVRQTGNFINPSNRSFTVEIPVPSSDGRIKPNLTARVMINDYTNESAILIPQSIVSENAAGQQYVYLVENDSVSSEAIATKKIITTGKTQGDYVEVLSGINNGDGVIDEGARSVKEGQKVRIKNSI; translated from the coding sequence ATGAAAACAATTATATATTCATTACTAGCGGTATTCGTTTTATCTTCATGTGGAGAAGGCGATAAAAATTCCGTGGAAAGCGTTATTGCCAGCAACGATCTGGATGCCATGCGCGCTAAACAGAGTGAGATTTCAGAACAGCAAAAAGCATTGGAAAGTAAAGTGCAATTACTTGATTCCGCTATTGCAACTTTAGATGATAATGCAAAGCTCCCTTTAGTAACTACCATAGAAGCAAAATCTGAAAACTTCGATCACTATTTGGAACTTCAAGGCGATGTAATGACCAAACAGAACGTACTCATTTACCCAGAAATATCCGGGACATTACAACGCGTCTATGTAAAAGAGGGGCAAAAGGTTTCAAAAGGGCAATTGTTGGCCTCCATAGATGATGGGGGATTATCGAGCCAGTTGGCACAAATGAAAACACAATCTGAATTGGCCAAGACCACTTTTGAACGCCAAAAGAGACTTTGGGAACAGAATATTGGCTCAGAAATTCAATACTTACAAGCAAAAACAACTTACGAAGCACAAGAAAGTGCTGTAAAACAGATGCAGAGCCAAGTTTCTAAATCAACTATTAGAGCTCCATTTTCCGGTATTATTGACGATGTAATAAAAGATCAGGGAACTGTAGTGGCACCAGGCCCTGGTTCTGAAGTTTTTAGGATAGTCAACCTATCTAACATGTACATTGAAGTAGAGGTACCTGAAAGTCATCTGCCAACCGTAACTGTGGGAAAAAATGTAAATGTTTATTTTCCCGTACTGGGTGACAGCGTCACAACAAAAGTAAGACAAACTGGTAATTTTATCAATCCAAGCAATAGGTCCTTCACAGTGGAGATTCCTGTTCCAAGCAGCGATGGTAGGATAAAGCCAAATTTAACAGCTAGAGTTATGATAAACGACTATACCAATGAAAGCGCTATTTTGATTCCCCAAAGCATTGTATCTGAAAATGCCGCAGGACAACAATATGTTTATTTGGTAGAGAACGATTCGGTTTCTTCCGAAGCTATCGCCACTAAGAAAATCATTACCACCGGGAAAACCCAAGGAGATTATGTTGAGGTGCTGTCTGGGATAAACAATGGCGACGGGGTTATAGACGAAGGTGCCAGGAGTGTAAAAGAAGGGCAAAAAGTTAGAATCAAAAATAGTATATAG
- a CDS encoding TolC family protein, protein MRIITLCFLLILPCLSNAQESPNNFSLDEAIIYALQNNYKAINADRDIVDAQKQKWETIATGLPQIDGTVNYLNQLEQQVVQLPGEIIPDGEPGTFVEVVFGQPQQATATATLRQQIFDGSYIVGVQATKAFLSYSQNNKEKTDLDVRKAVVEAYGNVLLAQESVLISENNKATLEKNLFETKRIFENGLGDEESVDQLQITLSSIENQLKNAKRLEKITLQMLNLIMGLPIGSPTTLTEDLDDLAQEKIDLGVLDAELKMENNVDFKLANNLNEQRFYELKLAKSRALPTLNAFINYGGLSFGDSFTFLDRGQDWFAFSNFGVDLNIPIFSSLGRSASTQRAKIALEKAKTQLTEAEEQIRLQLETAKSDYILAIEEYGTSKENLRLAERIENKNQIKYSEGIATSFELRQAQTQLYTTQQEYLQSMVDVINRKTDLENILNQ, encoded by the coding sequence ATGCGAATCATCACTTTATGTTTCTTATTAATTTTGCCTTGTCTTTCCAATGCCCAGGAAAGTCCAAATAATTTTAGTCTTGACGAAGCCATTATTTATGCCCTACAAAATAACTATAAGGCTATCAATGCCGATAGGGATATTGTAGATGCCCAAAAACAAAAATGGGAAACCATTGCTACAGGACTGCCACAGATAGATGGAACCGTTAACTATCTAAACCAATTGGAACAACAAGTAGTTCAGCTACCTGGAGAAATTATACCAGATGGTGAGCCCGGCACTTTTGTCGAAGTTGTTTTTGGACAGCCCCAACAAGCCACTGCTACCGCTACTTTAAGACAGCAAATCTTCGACGGCTCATATATTGTAGGCGTACAAGCAACTAAAGCTTTTTTGAGCTATAGTCAAAATAACAAGGAAAAAACGGACTTGGATGTTCGCAAAGCGGTAGTAGAGGCCTATGGAAATGTGCTTCTAGCCCAAGAGAGTGTGTTGATTTCTGAAAACAATAAGGCCACTTTAGAAAAGAATCTTTTTGAAACTAAACGGATTTTTGAAAACGGACTTGGAGACGAAGAAAGTGTGGACCAATTGCAGATTACACTATCATCAATAGAAAATCAGTTAAAAAACGCCAAACGATTAGAAAAAATAACGCTTCAGATGCTAAATCTAATCATGGGATTGCCTATTGGTTCTCCTACAACTTTAACGGAAGATTTGGATGACCTCGCCCAAGAAAAAATAGATTTGGGCGTATTGGATGCAGAATTAAAAATGGAAAACAATGTTGACTTTAAGCTTGCCAACAATTTAAATGAACAACGCTTCTACGAATTAAAACTGGCAAAAAGTAGGGCTTTGCCAACTTTAAATGCTTTTATTAACTATGGTGGACTTTCCTTTGGAGATAGTTTTACTTTTTTGGACCGCGGACAAGACTGGTTTGCTTTTTCAAACTTTGGGGTAGACTTGAATATTCCAATTTTTAGTTCATTGGGAAGAAGTGCTAGCACACAGAGAGCCAAAATAGCTTTGGAAAAAGCAAAAACACAATTAACAGAGGCCGAAGAGCAAATTCGCCTACAATTGGAAACTGCAAAAAGCGATTATATTTTGGCCATTGAGGAATACGGTACCTCAAAAGAAAACCTAAGACTTGCAGAGCGCATTGAAAACAAGAACCAAATAAAATACTCAGAAGGTATTGCCACCAGTTTTGAATTAAGACAGGCACAGACACAGCTCTATACCACACAACAAGAATATCTACAATCCATGGTAGACGTAATCAATAGAAAAACAGACCTGGAAAACATATTGAATCAATAA
- a CDS encoding TetR/AcrR family transcriptional regulator — protein sequence MREKILHRATDLFLNLGFKSVTMDDLANEMGISKKTIYSHFENKTKLIEESTMDLFYCISDGIDDIIALKKNPIEELYEIKKFVMLHLKDEKSSPQYQLRKYYPKIFETLKKKEFEVMQECVVDNIRRGMEIGIYRENLNIQFVARIYFSGAVSLGDLDLFPSTMFTKVELEDYYLEYHLRGIVTPKGRKILNAIINSNQE from the coding sequence ATGAGAGAAAAAATATTACACAGAGCTACAGATTTATTCCTTAACCTAGGTTTTAAGAGTGTTACCATGGATGATCTGGCAAATGAAATGGGGATTTCAAAAAAGACAATTTATTCTCATTTTGAGAATAAGACCAAACTCATAGAGGAAAGCACCATGGATCTGTTCTACTGTATTTCTGACGGAATCGATGACATTATCGCTCTTAAAAAAAATCCGATCGAAGAATTATACGAAATCAAAAAGTTCGTGATGTTACATTTAAAAGACGAGAAATCATCACCGCAGTACCAACTTCGAAAATATTATCCAAAAATTTTCGAAACCTTAAAAAAGAAAGAGTTCGAAGTTATGCAGGAATGCGTGGTCGATAATATAAGACGAGGAATGGAAATAGGAATATATCGCGAAAACCTGAACATACAGTTTGTGGCGCGCATCTACTTCTCCGGAGCGGTAAGCCTCGGTGATCTCGACCTTTTTCCATCGACCATGTTTACAAAAGTTGAACTCGAGGACTATTACCTAGAATATCACTTAAGGGGAATCGTAACCCCAAAAGGAAGAAAAATATTAAACGCAATCATCAACTCAAACCAAGAATAA
- a CDS encoding RNA polymerase sigma factor, whose protein sequence is MVSNKENYKKLTAFFDEEYNSLRGYVHSKITDTTERDAEDIIQDVALRVFSRSEEASPINNIAGFVYNAIKNRIIDIMRTKKNNVEDSDEIEKQWEDFAELFYGNADDPYSETLKIALKVAIKSLRPEYRDIIIAIDFEGYSYREISEQTNIPQGTLMSRRHRALSLLSKKLELEKIKRK, encoded by the coding sequence ATGGTTTCCAATAAAGAGAATTATAAGAAACTTACGGCTTTTTTTGATGAAGAATATAATTCTTTGCGAGGGTACGTGCATTCAAAAATTACGGACACCACGGAGCGTGATGCGGAAGATATTATTCAAGATGTTGCGCTAAGAGTATTTTCAAGGTCAGAAGAAGCTTCACCAATAAATAATATTGCCGGATTCGTTTACAATGCCATTAAAAACAGAATCATTGATATTATGCGAACCAAAAAAAATAATGTGGAAGACAGCGACGAAATTGAAAAGCAATGGGAAGATTTTGCAGAATTATTTTATGGCAATGCGGACGACCCTTATTCAGAAACTTTGAAAATTGCACTAAAAGTCGCAATTAAAAGTCTAAGACCGGAATACCGCGATATTATCATAGCTATCGATTTTGAAGGATATTCCTATAGGGAAATTTCTGAGCAAACCAATATTCCCCAAGGCACTTTAATGTCAAGAAGGCATCGAGCGCTGTCCTTATTATCAAAAAAATTAGAACTGGAGAAAATAAAAAGAAAATAA
- a CDS encoding polyprenyl synthetase family protein, with protein sequence MTNPKSINQYRALFVSHLEGQIKLKEPENLYEPIIYILGLGGKRLRPVLTLMSAELFGSNTMNAMNAAMAVEMFHNFSLVHDDIMDDAPLRRGKTTVHEKWDINTGILSGDAMLIKSYQFFESYPLEVFKELTSLFSQTAIEVCEGQQYDVDFETREDVTILEYLKMIAYKTAVLVATAMKMGAIVANAPEKDADAIYDFGKNLGLAFQLQDDYLDAFGNPETFGKQVGGDIIENKKTFLFLKSLELGKKEQKEALMHLYSIKPEDSDTKVETVKTIFKESGAVEETKAAIHEYTERAFSALEMVNISKPNKLVLREFGKNLMGRTV encoded by the coding sequence ATGACGAATCCGAAATCAATAAACCAGTACAGGGCACTGTTCGTTTCCCATTTAGAGGGACAAATCAAACTTAAAGAACCAGAAAACCTATATGAACCTATAATATATATACTCGGTTTGGGCGGGAAGCGTTTACGCCCTGTTTTGACCTTAATGTCCGCAGAGCTATTTGGAAGTAACACAATGAATGCGATGAATGCGGCCATGGCAGTTGAGATGTTCCACAATTTTTCCTTGGTACATGATGATATTATGGATGATGCCCCACTAAGAAGAGGAAAAACTACAGTTCATGAAAAGTGGGACATAAATACAGGTATTTTGTCCGGGGATGCCATGCTCATCAAATCCTATCAATTTTTTGAATCTTATCCTCTCGAAGTCTTCAAGGAACTTACCTCTTTGTTCAGCCAAACCGCTATTGAAGTATGCGAAGGACAACAGTACGATGTGGACTTTGAAACTAGGGAAGATGTAACCATTTTGGAGTACTTAAAGATGATAGCCTACAAAACGGCCGTTTTGGTAGCTACTGCTATGAAAATGGGTGCTATTGTCGCCAATGCTCCAGAAAAAGACGCTGATGCTATATATGATTTTGGTAAAAACTTGGGTCTCGCTTTCCAATTACAAGATGATTATTTGGATGCTTTTGGCAATCCCGAAACTTTTGGAAAACAGGTAGGGGGGGATATTATAGAAAATAAAAAGACATTTCTTTTTTTAAAATCACTGGAGCTGGGTAAAAAAGAACAAAAAGAGGCTCTTATGCATCTATATTCAATCAAACCGGAAGATTCCGATACCAAAGTGGAAACCGTGAAAACAATTTTTAAGGAAAGCGGGGCAGTTGAAGAAACCAAAGCAGCAATTCATGAATATACAGAAAGGGCTTTCAGCGCCTTGGAGATGGTAAATATTTCAAAGCCCAACAAGCTTGTTTTAAGGGAATTTGGAAAAAATCTGATGGGGCGAACAGTTTAG
- a CDS encoding lycopene cyclase family protein yields MPNYDYIIIGGGASGLLLAHTFASDDFFKSKSILILDKDDKTKNDRTWCFWEKGDGKFDHLLYKKWSKIYFAGKKLRLSKSIEPYSYKMLRGIDFYNHYIKIVKASPNITWIKDHVTDIRENGNGGIVSTQTKSYSGKIIFNSIFDYTKVQSQKKYPVLQQHFLGWFIKTDNTIFNPDEATFMDFSIPQKGNTRFMYILPFSKNEALLEYTLFSEAPLEHSEYEEGILDYIENKLDCPNYTILEKEHGNIPMTCYEFHQHNSDSVMNIGIAGGWAKPSTGFTFYNTSKKVDALIVHLKKNRPLSQFHKKDKFWFYDLLLLDILYRTNHLGQSIFESLFKKRKPQLIFKFLDNETSFWEDLLIMSAPKPLPFVKALFKRLF; encoded by the coding sequence ATGCCCAACTACGATTATATCATTATTGGTGGAGGAGCTTCAGGTTTGTTATTGGCCCATACTTTTGCCAGTGATGATTTCTTCAAATCAAAGTCTATCCTTATTCTGGATAAAGATGATAAGACCAAAAATGACCGAACTTGGTGTTTTTGGGAAAAAGGTGACGGTAAATTTGATCATCTTTTATATAAAAAATGGTCAAAGATTTATTTTGCGGGCAAAAAATTGAGACTTTCCAAATCAATAGAACCTTACAGCTATAAAATGCTCAGGGGAATCGATTTCTATAATCATTACATAAAAATTGTAAAGGCCTCTCCCAATATTACTTGGATAAAAGACCATGTTACAGATATACGGGAAAACGGAAATGGAGGGATTGTATCGACACAAACTAAAAGCTATTCCGGTAAAATTATTTTTAATAGCATTTTTGACTATACGAAAGTTCAGAGTCAAAAAAAATATCCTGTACTGCAACAGCATTTTTTGGGATGGTTCATAAAGACGGATAATACTATTTTTAATCCTGATGAAGCTACCTTCATGGACTTTTCAATTCCCCAGAAAGGGAATACGCGTTTTATGTACATATTGCCTTTTTCAAAAAATGAAGCACTTTTGGAATATACCTTATTTTCTGAAGCTCCTCTTGAACATTCAGAATATGAGGAAGGAATTCTGGATTATATAGAAAATAAACTAGACTGTCCTAATTATACTATTTTAGAAAAAGAACACGGAAATATTCCCATGACCTGTTATGAATTTCACCAACATAATTCTGACAGCGTAATGAATATTGGTATCGCAGGAGGTTGGGCAAAACCAAGCACAGGTTTTACATTTTACAACACAAGCAAAAAAGTGGATGCTCTGATAGTGCATTTGAAAAAGAACAGGCCATTGTCCCAGTTTCATAAAAAGGATAAGTTTTGGTTTTACGATTTATTGCTTTTGGACATTCTTTATAGGACCAATCATTTAGGACAATCCATATTTGAATCGTTGTTCAAAAAAAGAAAGCCACAACTCATCTTTAAATTCTTGGACAATGAAACCAGCTTTTGGGAGGACCTTCTTATAATGTCAGCTCCAAAACCACTGCCATTTGTCAAAGCCTTGTTCAAAAGGCTGTTCTAA
- a CDS encoding antibiotic biosynthesis monooxygenase family protein — translation MIARIWHGTTKAEHYEAYTSFMKLKAIPDYSSTEGFVKLSFLRRIEEGIAHFHLITYWTSLEAIKNFAGNDYEIAKYYPQDKDYLLEFEEKVKHYEVFTE, via the coding sequence ATGATTGCAAGGATTTGGCACGGAACAACTAAAGCGGAACACTATGAAGCGTATACATCTTTCATGAAATTAAAGGCAATACCCGACTATAGTAGCACCGAAGGTTTTGTAAAACTTTCTTTTTTGCGAAGAATAGAAGAAGGTATTGCCCATTTTCATTTAATAACATATTGGACAAGTCTTGAAGCGATCAAAAATTTTGCAGGCAATGATTATGAAATAGCAAAATACTATCCACAAGATAAAGACTATCTACTTGAGTTTGAAGAAAAAGTAAAGCACTATGAGGTCTTTACGGAATAA
- a CDS encoding metal-dependent transcriptional regulator has translation MTRSEENYIKTIFHLGGNNSELVATNSIAEQMKTKPSSVTDMAKKLAEKNLINYVPYQGVSLTSFGKKTALSIIRKHRLWEVFLVKKLDFSWDEVHEVAEQLEHIKSEKLIDKIDELLEFPKYDPHGDPIPSKDGKFMERDKQLLSEMPLNIKAVCVGVKDTSTTFLKFLDKNKIALGNTMTVLEKEDFDDSLHIKMEEKEFHISHQIASNLYVKKHD, from the coding sequence GTGACACGTTCAGAGGAGAATTATATAAAAACAATTTTTCATTTGGGAGGGAATAATAGTGAATTGGTCGCTACCAACTCAATTGCGGAACAGATGAAAACTAAACCATCTTCTGTAACGGATATGGCCAAAAAACTGGCAGAAAAAAATTTGATAAACTACGTTCCGTACCAAGGGGTTTCCCTAACTAGTTTTGGAAAGAAGACCGCTCTCTCCATTATTAGAAAACATAGATTATGGGAGGTGTTTCTCGTTAAAAAGTTGGACTTTTCATGGGATGAAGTTCATGAAGTTGCAGAACAGTTGGAACACATTAAAAGTGAAAAATTAATAGACAAAATAGATGAGCTTTTAGAATTTCCAAAGTATGATCCCCATGGAGATCCCATTCCGAGCAAGGATGGAAAATTTATGGAAAGGGACAAACAATTACTCAGCGAGATGCCTTTGAACATAAAAGCTGTCTGTGTAGGTGTAAAAGATACATCGACTACTTTTTTAAAATTTTTGGACAAAAATAAAATTGCTCTGGGAAACACTATGACTGTGTTGGAAAAAGAGGATTTTGATGATTCCCTTCATATAAAAATGGAAGAAAAAGAGTTCCATATATCACATCAGATAGCATCCAATCTTTATGTAAAAAAGCACGACTAA
- a CDS encoding ZIP family metal transporter: protein MEQVIQYFERIDPILAAFYATLFTWGLTAAGAALVFFFKGMNRALLDGMLGFTGGVMVAASFWSLLAPGIEMSEGEGFVKVIPAAVGFLLGALFIFGLDKVLPHLHINFKESEAEGVKTPWHRTTLLTLAITLHNIPEGLAVGVLFGGVAAGFDGATIGGAVALALGIGLQNFPEGFAVAMPLRRQGLSRTKSFMFGQASAMVEPIAAVLGAWAVLTFEPILPYALSFAAGAMIFVVVEEVIPETQRDKYTDIATMGFIGGFIIMMILDVGLG, encoded by the coding sequence ATGGAACAGGTGATTCAATATTTTGAGCGTATAGATCCTATTTTGGCGGCATTTTATGCTACACTATTTACTTGGGGGCTAACTGCTGCCGGTGCAGCATTGGTCTTTTTCTTTAAAGGAATGAACCGAGCTTTGTTGGATGGAATGCTTGGTTTTACCGGTGGCGTAATGGTTGCCGCAAGTTTTTGGAGTCTTTTGGCCCCAGGAATCGAGATGAGTGAAGGAGAGGGTTTTGTAAAAGTAATCCCAGCAGCTGTTGGCTTTTTATTGGGAGCTCTTTTCATTTTCGGATTGGATAAAGTGTTGCCTCATTTACACATTAATTTTAAAGAGAGCGAAGCCGAAGGAGTTAAAACACCTTGGCATAGGACAACCTTACTGACCTTGGCTATTACTTTGCACAACATTCCCGAGGGTTTGGCTGTTGGGGTACTTTTTGGGGGTGTAGCGGCAGGTTTTGATGGCGCAACCATTGGTGGTGCTGTAGCTTTGGCACTAGGGATAGGTCTTCAAAATTTCCCAGAAGGTTTTGCTGTGGCAATGCCCTTGCGAAGGCAGGGATTGAGCAGAACAAAAAGCTTTATGTTTGGTCAGGCCTCTGCAATGGTAGAGCCCATTGCGGCAGTTTTGGGAGCTTGGGCAGTTCTTACTTTTGAACCGATCTTGCCCTATGCGCTATCTTTTGCTGCGGGAGCAATGATTTTTGTAGTGGTAGAGGAAGTAATTCCAGAAACTCAAAGAGATAAATATACTGACATTGCCACAATGGGTTTCATTGGTGGATTCATCATAATGATGATTTTGGATGTAGGGTTGGGGTAA